A stretch of the Sneathiella limimaris genome encodes the following:
- a CDS encoding histone deacetylase family protein, producing the protein MTTHLFTHRDCLFHDTGYGHAERPDRLRMVLQFLEEEDFNALIRHDASYGEEDLLFPAHTKSHVEHIKNSRPTSGIVQLDPDTFMSPGSFDAAMRGIGAARDAVDVVMTEKDTNAFCAIRPPGHHAEADKAMGFCLFNNAAVAAYYARKKYGLTRIAVIDFDVHHGNGTQHIFEKDPDLFYGSTHQSPPFYPGTGYANETGVGNIVNVPLVEGSGSKAFRDAYKDTVLPALESFNPELLIISAGFDAHHLDPLANINLEAEDYTWITQELLKISEKCCEGRVVSLLEGGYDLTGLSESACAHVKALLDA; encoded by the coding sequence ATGACAACACACCTCTTCACTCACCGGGACTGCTTGTTCCATGATACCGGCTATGGCCATGCAGAGAGACCTGATCGTTTGCGAATGGTCCTGCAATTTCTAGAAGAAGAGGATTTCAACGCCCTAATCCGGCATGATGCAAGCTACGGGGAAGAGGATCTGTTATTTCCCGCCCATACCAAATCCCATGTAGAGCATATCAAGAACAGTCGTCCAACCTCAGGGATTGTTCAACTGGACCCAGATACCTTTATGTCTCCCGGAAGTTTCGATGCCGCAATGCGCGGTATTGGCGCGGCGCGCGATGCGGTCGATGTTGTGATGACAGAAAAAGACACCAATGCCTTTTGCGCGATCCGTCCTCCCGGGCATCATGCTGAGGCAGATAAGGCTATGGGCTTCTGTCTTTTTAACAATGCAGCAGTCGCAGCCTATTACGCACGCAAAAAATACGGCTTAACACGCATCGCCGTTATTGATTTTGACGTCCATCATGGAAACGGAACTCAACATATCTTTGAGAAAGACCCTGACCTCTTTTATGGCTCCACCCATCAGTCCCCACCCTTTTATCCAGGAACCGGTTATGCAAATGAAACCGGTGTAGGAAATATTGTGAATGTGCCGCTGGTTGAAGGGTCTGGCAGTAAAGCCTTTCGCGATGCCTACAAAGACACAGTTCTCCCCGCCCTAGAAAGCTTCAATCCTGAATTGCTAATCATTTCGGCTGGATTTGATGCCCATCATTTGGACCCACTTGCCAATATCAATTTAGAGGCTGAAGATTACACTTGGATAACTCAAGAACTTCTGAAGATCTCGGAAAAATGCTGCGAAGGAAGGGTGGTTTCCCTTCTTGAAGGCGGCTATGATCTGACGGGTTTGTCTGAAAGTGCCTGCGCACATGTCAAAGCGTTGCTTGATGCGTAA
- a CDS encoding polyprenyl synthetase family protein, whose amino-acid sequence MEDNFATALRQTANLIDKELDSLLPNSNGPEKPLHDAMRYAVLSGGKKLRAFLVIQSADLFNVSRDYSVRAAAALELMHTYSLIHDDLPCMDDDDLRRGKPTVHKQFDETIAVLAGDALQALAFEILADPKTHPSGSVRAALTLRLAQAAGGQGMVGGQTMDIYTDPDEISMPVITRLQQLKTGALIAFACEAGAILGHAAPNQVSALKAYAHDLGLAFQITDDILDVEGEMDELGKATRKDVDAGKATFVSLLGLEKAKVHANMLATQAAGHLTMFRDNAELLRDAARFTVERRK is encoded by the coding sequence ATGGAAGACAATTTCGCAACTGCGCTCCGCCAGACGGCCAACTTGATCGACAAAGAATTGGATAGCTTGCTACCCAACAGCAATGGTCCAGAGAAGCCTCTGCACGATGCTATGCGTTACGCGGTTCTCTCCGGCGGTAAGAAGCTTCGGGCTTTTTTGGTTATCCAATCTGCTGATCTTTTCAATGTGTCCAGAGACTACTCTGTCAGAGCAGCCGCAGCACTCGAACTGATGCATACCTATTCTTTGATCCACGATGATCTTCCGTGCATGGATGATGATGATCTGCGGCGTGGCAAACCAACGGTTCACAAACAGTTCGATGAAACGATCGCAGTGCTCGCCGGTGATGCTTTGCAAGCTTTAGCTTTTGAAATTCTTGCAGACCCTAAAACTCATCCCTCTGGAAGTGTCCGGGCGGCACTGACACTCCGACTGGCACAGGCCGCTGGTGGCCAGGGAATGGTTGGCGGCCAAACAATGGATATCTACACCGATCCAGATGAGATCTCCATGCCCGTAATTACTCGGCTGCAACAGTTGAAAACGGGCGCGCTGATCGCATTTGCCTGTGAGGCAGGGGCTATTCTTGGACATGCCGCACCAAACCAGGTTTCCGCCCTAAAAGCTTATGCACATGATCTGGGACTGGCTTTTCAGATCACAGACGACATATTGGATGTTGAAGGTGAGATGGATGAGCTTGGCAAGGCAACCCGAAAAGATGTAGATGCAGGTAAAGCCACATTTGTATCTTTGCTCGGCCTTGAGAAAGCCAAAGTTCATGCAAATATGTTGGCAACGCAGGCGGCGGGACATCTGACAATGTTCCGAGATAACGCAGAGCTCCTGCGTGATGCTGCTCGGTTTACAGTAGAAAGACGAAAGTAA
- a CDS encoding PilZ domain-containing protein → MDNRRKYYRNKTKNVVILMDGKPYLAHDWSPDGFSITYAEEKLEVGSEVRGEIDIYQATEKGQFTGRVIRHTEANTLAVQFNYISAQSFVMLCVLLGLSEEQVH, encoded by the coding sequence ATGGATAATCGTAGAAAATACTACAGAAACAAAACAAAAAACGTTGTTATCCTTATGGATGGGAAACCCTATCTTGCTCATGACTGGTCACCGGATGGTTTCAGCATAACTTATGCAGAGGAAAAACTTGAAGTTGGCTCTGAAGTTCGGGGTGAAATTGATATTTATCAGGCAACCGAAAAAGGTCAATTTACAGGCCGTGTGATCCGGCACACCGAAGCAAACACTCTGGCTGTTCAGTTCAATTACATCAGCGCTCAATCTTTTGTCATGTTATGCGTGCTGTTGGGACTCAGTGAAGAACAGGTTCATTAA
- a CDS encoding sulfurtransferase TusA family protein, whose product MANHTLDTTGLSCPLPVLKTKKFVKTLEPGDRLTVLATDPASYIDFDHYCHVSGNQLLSHQQDGDTFIYEIEIAS is encoded by the coding sequence ATGGCAAACCACACACTTGATACAACCGGGCTTAGCTGCCCTTTACCTGTCCTGAAAACCAAGAAGTTTGTAAAAACTTTAGAACCTGGAGATCGGTTAACGGTTCTGGCCACCGACCCAGCTTCTTATATCGACTTTGATCACTACTGCCATGTTTCAGGCAACCAACTCCTATCTCATCAGCAAGATGGAGATACTTTTATTTATGAAATTGAGATCGCCAGCTAA
- a CDS encoding threonine aldolase family protein — MSSERVINLASDNAAPVAPELMEALVKENAGPAMGYGNDDTTHRMEEKFKSLFDCDLKAYPVATGTAANVLALSVLTPPYGSVYCHELSHIQNDECGAPEFYTSGAKLCLLPGENGKLSSELLHHRLENAGVGVVHHVQPSALSLTQVTECGTIYTPSEVSALTEVAKSFKLGTHMDGARFANAVEALGVAPADVTWKAGIDVLSFGGTKNGAMAVEAVVFFDMDKAQEFEFRRKRGAHLFSKSRYLSAQLDRYIEDDLWLRLAQTANGMAKRLAFGLSDLPGCTLLYPVEANMIFAILPEETIHALKSEGVLFYVMGPEADGKVRLVTSWDTTEDDIDRFLEIVKNSA; from the coding sequence ATGAGTAGCGAGCGCGTCATTAACCTTGCAAGTGATAATGCAGCACCTGTTGCGCCCGAACTGATGGAAGCATTAGTCAAGGAGAATGCGGGCCCAGCCATGGGATATGGGAATGATGACACCACCCATCGAATGGAAGAAAAGTTCAAATCCCTTTTTGACTGTGATCTAAAGGCTTACCCAGTTGCAACAGGCACAGCAGCAAATGTGCTGGCTCTGAGTGTTCTGACGCCACCTTATGGTTCTGTTTATTGCCACGAACTGTCTCACATTCAGAATGACGAGTGTGGTGCACCTGAGTTTTATACTTCTGGGGCAAAGCTCTGCTTATTACCGGGCGAAAATGGTAAATTGTCTTCTGAACTTCTGCATCATCGCCTTGAAAATGCCGGCGTAGGAGTTGTTCATCATGTTCAGCCTTCGGCTCTTAGTCTAACGCAGGTCACTGAATGCGGCACGATATATACGCCCTCTGAAGTGTCTGCTTTGACAGAGGTGGCGAAGTCTTTCAAGCTCGGCACCCATATGGATGGAGCGAGGTTTGCAAATGCGGTAGAAGCATTGGGTGTTGCCCCTGCAGATGTTACCTGGAAGGCGGGAATTGATGTTCTCTCTTTCGGGGGAACTAAAAACGGGGCCATGGCGGTTGAAGCCGTTGTCTTTTTTGATATGGATAAAGCGCAGGAGTTTGAATTTCGACGCAAGCGGGGGGCCCATTTGTTTTCGAAATCCAGATATCTGTCCGCCCAGTTGGACAGGTATATAGAAGATGATCTGTGGTTGAGGCTTGCTCAAACGGCAAATGGAATGGCTAAAAGGCTTGCTTTTGGTCTTTCAGATCTACCCGGTTGTACACTTCTGTATCCTGTAGAGGCAAATATGATATTTGCCATATTGCCTGAGGAAACTATCCATGCCCTGAAGTCAGAAGGTGTTCTTTTCTACGTGATGGGACCAGAGGCAGATGGAAAAGTGAGACTGGTGACCTCTTGGGATACAACGGAAGATGACATTGACCGGTTTCTTGAAATTGTCAAAAATTCAGCCTAG
- the rlmD gene encoding 23S rRNA (uracil(1939)-C(5))-methyltransferase RlmD, producing MKAELTIEKLGAAGDGIASYQGKTVYVPLALPGEVVEVSLTSKKGKGFEAELLEIKQPAVNRVKPVCRHFGTCGGCNLQHLDEEQLAIWKAEVIQEALEKHGITDAPIAPTKTSPPHSRRRVDLVASKRKKGAMIGYHVKRSHQVFDVGDCPLITPALLDLVKPLRALMSELMDRNSKARLSLTDTATGVDLLINGEFEMTLAIREKLAAFASEFNLSRIAFYDTSADILETISEARTTEIQIGDKRVPLAPGGFLQATESGQQFLIQHVKDHLDDGAMVADLFAGCGTFSLPIADRVKSISAYESDPNLVLALKIGANRQMLAIDPVERDLFRQPLLPEELKVFDIVIIDPPRAGAAAQVAELALSSVPKIIFISCNPSSFARDAKTLMDGGYSMGTITPVDQFNWSNHVELATIFTKPRKA from the coding sequence ATGAAGGCTGAACTCACAATTGAAAAGTTAGGCGCTGCGGGCGATGGCATCGCTAGCTACCAGGGAAAAACCGTTTATGTCCCTCTCGCTTTACCTGGCGAAGTGGTCGAAGTAAGCCTGACGTCAAAAAAGGGAAAAGGGTTCGAGGCCGAACTTTTGGAGATCAAACAGCCTGCAGTAAATCGGGTGAAACCGGTTTGTCGTCACTTTGGCACCTGCGGCGGATGTAATCTTCAACATTTGGATGAAGAGCAATTAGCCATCTGGAAGGCGGAAGTTATCCAAGAAGCACTAGAAAAGCACGGTATAACAGACGCACCCATAGCACCTACAAAGACCAGTCCCCCTCACTCCAGACGCCGGGTTGATCTGGTTGCCTCCAAACGGAAGAAGGGGGCTATGATCGGTTACCACGTTAAGCGTTCCCATCAGGTATTTGATGTTGGCGATTGCCCTTTGATCACCCCTGCCCTTTTGGATTTGGTGAAACCGCTCCGCGCGCTGATGAGTGAATTGATGGACCGCAACAGCAAAGCCCGCCTCAGCCTTACCGATACAGCAACAGGCGTGGATCTTTTGATTAACGGTGAGTTCGAAATGACCCTTGCAATCAGGGAAAAGCTTGCCGCATTCGCGAGCGAATTCAATCTGTCACGGATCGCATTTTATGATACCAGCGCCGACATTCTGGAAACGATTTCAGAAGCCCGAACGACTGAGATCCAGATCGGAGATAAACGCGTCCCTTTAGCGCCAGGTGGATTTCTACAAGCGACGGAGAGTGGACAGCAATTTTTAATTCAGCACGTCAAAGATCACCTTGATGACGGCGCAATGGTTGCAGATCTTTTTGCTGGCTGTGGAACCTTTTCTTTGCCAATTGCAGACAGAGTAAAATCCATATCGGCTTATGAAAGTGATCCTAACCTGGTACTGGCTCTAAAAATCGGAGCCAACAGGCAGATGCTTGCCATCGATCCTGTGGAAAGAGATCTATTTCGCCAACCTCTTTTGCCCGAAGAGCTGAAAGTCTTTGATATTGTCATCATTGATCCACCCCGCGCTGGTGCGGCTGCGCAAGTCGCAGAGCTTGCCTTGAGCAGCGTTCCAAAGATCATTTTTATTTCCTGTAATCCGTCCAGCTTTGCCAGAGATGCAAAAACGCTGATGGACGGTGGGTATTCCATGGGCACTATCACACCTGTGGATCAATTCAATTGGTCCAACCATGTGGAACTGGCCACAATTTTCACAAAACCCAGGAAGGCTTAA
- a CDS encoding SDR family NAD(P)-dependent oxidoreductase: MSNSQKTLLLSGASRGIGHATVKRFSAAGWRVLTISRQAFSEHCPWDGGEENHIQLDLADMDALKLGIETIREKLAGAPLNALVNNAGISPKGPGGERFSTLNSNYDDWLHVYNVNLFAPLMLAQGLFKELVQDKGAIVNVTSIAGSRVHPFAGSAYGTSKAALAALTREMAADFGPHGVRVNAIAPGEIDTSILSPGTEDLIEDIPLRRLGRPEEVASTIYFLCDAPSSYVTGAEVHINGGQHV, encoded by the coding sequence ATGTCGAATTCACAGAAGACACTATTACTTAGCGGTGCCAGCCGTGGGATCGGCCATGCAACCGTAAAGCGCTTTAGTGCTGCGGGATGGCGGGTGTTAACAATCTCCCGGCAGGCTTTTTCAGAGCATTGTCCTTGGGATGGTGGCGAAGAGAACCATATCCAACTGGATTTAGCCGATATGGACGCCTTGAAACTCGGAATTGAAACGATCCGCGAAAAGCTTGCTGGTGCCCCCTTAAACGCACTTGTAAATAACGCCGGAATTTCACCTAAAGGACCTGGTGGAGAGCGTTTTAGTACCCTGAACTCGAACTATGATGACTGGCTACACGTCTATAACGTAAATCTTTTTGCGCCGCTCATGCTTGCGCAAGGCCTTTTCAAGGAACTGGTTCAGGATAAAGGTGCCATTGTAAACGTTACTTCCATTGCGGGAAGTCGGGTTCATCCCTTTGCGGGTTCGGCTTATGGGACCTCTAAAGCAGCCCTTGCCGCTCTAACGCGCGAAATGGCCGCTGACTTCGGGCCGCACGGTGTTCGGGTGAATGCGATTGCACCAGGTGAGATTGACACATCCATCCTCTCTCCTGGTACTGAGGATCTTATTGAAGACATTCCCCTCCGGCGTCTTGGAAGGCCAGAGGAGGTTGCCTCTACAATTTATTTCCTTTGCGATGCCCCATCATCTTACGTCACAGGTGCAGAGGTTCATATCAACGGCGGGCAGCACGTATAA
- a CDS encoding mechanosensitive ion channel family protein: MENKLPESFTKFWTIVQESWSQNILGLGIDSIAYAMGVLLVALALRGVFTRFVLNRLVGVATRTHNTLDDQLIDALEGPIRFIPVVIGAYAALEISGISELPRFVDISDNLVRSLVVLNLFWVLYCLVDPMSFLLGKLEEIFSSEMVSFIVKVFKGVVICLGVATVLELWGIEVGPIIAGFGLVGVAVALGAQDLFKNLISGFLILAEKRFKAGDWVLVSGVVEGTVEKIGFRSTMIRRFDKAPTIVPNAVFADRAVTNFTEMTHRRIYWKIGVEYSTSVAQLQEITDKIRAYLMDNEDFAQPPEATLFVVTDSFNDSSIDIMIYCFTKTTNWGDWLNIKQDFAFAIKSIVENAGTDFAFPSMTVYAGTGADEPEPFVPPKAKHDAGVAMGDKIGSEGEST; this comes from the coding sequence ATGGAGAATAAGTTGCCCGAAAGCTTCACCAAATTTTGGACGATTGTTCAGGAAAGCTGGTCCCAGAACATTTTGGGGTTGGGAATAGATTCCATAGCTTACGCCATGGGTGTGCTGCTGGTTGCGCTTGCTTTACGAGGGGTGTTTACCCGGTTTGTGTTGAACCGGTTGGTTGGAGTAGCGACTCGGACCCATAACACACTGGATGACCAGTTAATTGACGCATTGGAAGGGCCTATCCGGTTTATTCCAGTTGTTATTGGTGCATACGCAGCTCTCGAAATTAGCGGTATTTCTGAGCTGCCGCGATTTGTTGATATTTCCGATAACTTGGTTAGGTCTCTGGTCGTCCTCAATTTGTTTTGGGTGCTTTATTGTCTTGTTGACCCAATGTCCTTCCTGCTCGGCAAGCTTGAAGAAATCTTTTCTTCAGAGATGGTTTCTTTCATCGTTAAAGTGTTTAAAGGGGTGGTCATTTGTCTTGGTGTTGCCACTGTCTTGGAACTCTGGGGAATTGAGGTTGGCCCGATCATCGCAGGTTTTGGTCTCGTCGGTGTCGCAGTGGCTCTTGGTGCGCAGGATTTGTTCAAAAACCTGATTAGCGGTTTTCTTATTTTGGCCGAAAAGCGGTTTAAAGCCGGTGATTGGGTATTGGTTAGCGGTGTCGTTGAAGGAACTGTTGAGAAGATTGGCTTTCGGTCAACCATGATCCGCAGGTTTGACAAGGCACCTACGATTGTTCCAAATGCCGTTTTTGCGGATCGGGCGGTTACCAATTTTACAGAGATGACCCATCGGCGGATTTATTGGAAGATTGGGGTGGAGTATTCAACATCCGTCGCCCAACTTCAGGAAATAACCGATAAAATTCGTGCCTATCTTATGGATAATGAAGATTTTGCGCAGCCGCCAGAGGCAACTTTGTTTGTTGTTACCGATAGTTTCAATGATAGCAGTATTGACATCATGATCTATTGTTTTACCAAGACTACAAACTGGGGGGATTGGCTGAACATCAAGCAAGATTTTGCGTTTGCAATTAAGTCTATTGTGGAAAACGCGGGCACTGATTTTGCCTTCCCATCTATGACTGTTTACGCCGGCACGGGGGCAGATGAACCAGAACCGTTCGTGCCGCCAAAAGCAAAACATGATGCTGGTGTTGCCATGGGTGACAAGATCGGCAGCGAAGGTGAAAGCACTTAA
- a CDS encoding TlyA family RNA methyltransferase codes for MPSNRLDQELVARGLVASRARAQHLIQGQQVFVNGEIAVKSSQKVQDNSEIRIDSNYKDWVSRGALKLLAGLEAFNITPKGLVAADIGASTGGFCEVLLEQGIAKIYAVDVGHDQLHERLKGEPRLINLEGVNARNLTSAEIPEPIDLVVSDVSFISLKKALPAALSFCRKGAYLVALIKPQFEVGAANIAKGGIVKDDAVRDAVRLDMENWIETMPGWKLLGTIDSPITGSDGNHEFLLGARYEG; via the coding sequence ATGCCCTCCAACAGACTGGATCAGGAACTCGTTGCCCGCGGCTTGGTTGCAAGCCGCGCTCGGGCGCAGCATCTTATTCAAGGTCAACAAGTCTTCGTCAATGGTGAAATCGCTGTGAAGTCTAGCCAAAAGGTCCAAGACAACAGCGAAATTAGAATTGATAGCAACTACAAAGACTGGGTAAGCCGCGGCGCGTTAAAACTGCTTGCAGGGCTGGAAGCATTTAACATTACCCCGAAAGGCCTAGTTGCAGCCGATATCGGGGCCTCCACTGGTGGCTTTTGTGAAGTTCTACTGGAACAGGGCATTGCGAAGATATACGCGGTTGACGTGGGCCATGATCAGCTTCACGAGCGATTGAAAGGGGAGCCTCGCCTTATCAATTTAGAAGGGGTCAATGCGCGCAACCTCACTTCGGCTGAAATTCCTGAACCAATTGACCTGGTGGTATCTGATGTCAGTTTCATTTCCTTGAAAAAAGCGCTGCCAGCTGCATTATCGTTTTGCAGAAAAGGGGCTTATCTGGTGGCCTTGATTAAACCTCAGTTTGAAGTTGGCGCAGCCAACATCGCCAAAGGGGGTATTGTCAAGGATGATGCTGTCCGGGATGCGGTCCGTTTGGATATGGAAAACTGGATCGAAACAATGCCAGGTTGGAAACTGCTTGGAACGATCGATAGCCCGATAACAGGATCAGATGGTAATCACGAATTTTTACTCGGAGCCCGCTATGAAGGCTGA
- the dxs gene encoding 1-deoxy-D-xylulose-5-phosphate synthase, translating to MTQTPLLDKVNEPKDMRDFTIEQLIQLADELRKETISAVSVTGGHLGAGLGVVELTVAIHHVFNTPEDRLIWDVGHQCYPHKILTGRRDRIRTLRQDGGLSGFTKRSESEYDPFGAAHSSTSISAGLGMAVARDLLNKSNNVVSVIGDGSMSAGMAYEAMNNAGAMDSRQIVILNDNDMSIAPPVGAMSAYLSRLLSGRSYRSLRELMKQIASKLPDPLERTARRAEEFARGMVTGGTLFEEMGFYYVGPIDGHNLEHLIPVLKNARDSQNGPILIHCVTQKGKGYAPAEAAADKYHGVAKFDVVTGAQSKAIPNAPSYTKVFSNSLIKQAEKDEKIVAITAAMPDGTGLDQFAKSFPSRCFDVGIAEQHAVTFAAGMATEGLKPFVAIYSTFLQRAYDQVVHDVAIQNLPVRFAIDRAGLVGADGATHAGSFDTTYLATLPNMVVMAASDEAELTHMVATAAAYNEGPISFRYPRGEGVGVELPEQPEILEIGKGRLIKEGSRIAILSFGTRLEEARKAAETLDSKGLSTTIADARFCKPLDEDLIRDLATNHEVLITIEEGSVGGFGSHVLQFLSMNGLLDDGLKVRPLCMADQYIDQAGIDKMYDIAGLNAGNIVDAALKAIEGKSSSKSSLSAL from the coding sequence ATGACACAGACGCCCCTTCTGGACAAAGTCAATGAACCGAAGGACATGCGTGATTTCACCATCGAACAACTCATTCAGTTAGCCGATGAGCTGCGGAAAGAGACAATTAGTGCTGTCTCCGTTACAGGTGGCCATCTTGGAGCTGGTCTTGGTGTTGTCGAACTTACTGTCGCTATTCACCATGTCTTTAACACGCCAGAAGATCGGCTAATCTGGGATGTGGGTCATCAATGCTATCCCCATAAAATCCTGACAGGCCGCCGGGATCGTATCCGCACTCTGCGTCAGGATGGGGGCCTTTCGGGTTTCACCAAACGGAGCGAAAGTGAGTACGATCCGTTTGGCGCAGCGCATTCGTCTACCTCCATTTCAGCTGGGCTGGGCATGGCTGTTGCTCGCGACTTGCTGAATAAAAGCAATAACGTCGTTTCAGTGATTGGCGACGGCTCCATGAGCGCGGGGATGGCTTACGAAGCTATGAATAATGCAGGCGCTATGGATAGCCGACAGATTGTGATCTTAAATGACAATGACATGTCCATAGCCCCACCAGTTGGGGCAATGAGTGCTTATTTGTCACGACTTTTGTCAGGGCGTTCTTACCGCAGCCTTCGTGAATTGATGAAGCAAATCGCCTCCAAACTGCCGGACCCGCTCGAGAGGACGGCCCGCCGGGCAGAAGAGTTTGCACGTGGTATGGTCACAGGCGGCACCCTCTTTGAGGAAATGGGTTTTTACTATGTAGGACCTATCGATGGTCATAACCTTGAGCATCTCATTCCAGTTCTGAAGAACGCGCGCGATTCCCAAAACGGTCCAATCCTTATCCATTGCGTAACTCAGAAAGGCAAGGGTTATGCTCCTGCGGAGGCAGCGGCTGATAAGTATCATGGGGTTGCTAAGTTTGATGTGGTCACAGGCGCACAATCAAAAGCCATTCCAAATGCGCCAAGCTATACCAAAGTCTTTTCAAACAGCTTGATCAAACAGGCAGAAAAAGATGAGAAAATTGTTGCGATAACGGCTGCTATGCCGGACGGAACGGGACTTGACCAGTTTGCAAAAAGCTTTCCAAGTCGTTGCTTTGATGTCGGAATTGCGGAACAACATGCTGTCACATTTGCCGCTGGGATGGCAACCGAAGGCCTAAAGCCATTTGTTGCTATTTATTCCACTTTCCTGCAACGCGCCTATGATCAGGTCGTTCACGATGTGGCTATTCAGAACCTTCCAGTCCGGTTCGCAATTGATCGGGCAGGCCTTGTAGGTGCGGATGGTGCAACGCATGCCGGATCCTTTGACACTACATATTTAGCGACACTTCCAAATATGGTGGTCATGGCAGCATCAGATGAGGCTGAACTCACTCACATGGTTGCGACGGCCGCCGCTTATAATGAAGGTCCTATTTCCTTCCGCTATCCAAGGGGTGAAGGTGTCGGTGTCGAACTCCCAGAGCAACCTGAGATCCTCGAGATTGGAAAAGGTCGTCTCATCAAGGAAGGCAGCCGCATTGCGATCCTGTCTTTCGGAACTCGCCTAGAAGAAGCGCGCAAAGCCGCAGAAACACTAGACAGCAAGGGCCTCTCAACAACTATAGCCGATGCACGTTTCTGCAAGCCGTTAGATGAAGACCTCATTCGGGACCTGGCTACCAATCATGAGGTCCTCATCACCATTGAAGAAGGCTCCGTTGGCGGCTTTGGCAGTCATGTCCTGCAATTCCTGTCTATGAACGGATTACTGGATGATGGCTTAAAAGTTCGCCCACTTTGCATGGCAGATCAGTATATTGACCAAGCTGGTATCGATAAGATGTATGATATAGCCGGGCTGAATGCAGGCAATATTGTGGATGCCGCCTTGAAGGCCATCGAGGGTAAATCGAGCAGCAAATCAAGCCTGTCCGCCCTTTAA
- a CDS encoding exodeoxyribonuclease VII small subunit: protein MSEQAATIPADIQSLSFEDALKELEQIVEKLDSGQVNLDQSIEIYTRGSQLKQHCENKLKSAQDRVEKIVAQNGTLTAEPTQID from the coding sequence ATGTCTGAGCAAGCTGCAACTATACCTGCCGATATTCAGAGCCTCAGTTTTGAGGATGCGCTGAAGGAACTGGAACAGATTGTTGAAAAACTGGATTCTGGTCAGGTCAATCTGGATCAATCCATTGAAATCTATACGCGGGGTTCACAATTGAAACAGCATTGTGAGAACAAACTGAAATCTGCTCAGGACCGGGTCGAAAAAATCGTCGCCCAAAATGGGACCCTCACTGCAGAGCCGACCCAGATCGATTAA
- a CDS encoding M67 family metallopeptidase encodes MDVNLTKKHFDCLRTHSIECYPEEACALIIGARVDDAIKVTDVVIAENVAANKERFFEVDPATRIRLEKQYRGQSCGVIGVFHSHPNGEARPSATDEKMVIERELFWLVASITQSGDFQLKGYIPGSTEGFEPVNLVIEGNVENE; translated from the coding sequence ATGGATGTTAATCTAACAAAGAAACACTTTGACTGCCTTAGAACACATAGCATTGAATGCTATCCTGAAGAGGCTTGCGCTCTTATTATCGGGGCTAGGGTGGATGATGCAATAAAAGTCACAGATGTTGTTATTGCTGAAAATGTCGCCGCAAATAAAGAGCGTTTTTTCGAAGTTGATCCTGCAACACGGATCAGACTTGAGAAGCAGTACAGAGGCCAGTCATGTGGTGTGATAGGGGTTTTTCATAGCCATCCGAACGGTGAAGCAAGACCCTCTGCAACTGACGAAAAAATGGTGATTGAAAGAGAGCTTTTTTGGCTTGTCGCCTCAATTACACAGAGCGGAGATTTTCAGCTTAAGGGATATATACCTGGTTCAACAGAGGGGTTTGAACCTGTAAATCTGGTCATTGAAGGGAACGTCGAAAATGAGTAG